The following proteins come from a genomic window of Mariniflexile sp. TRM1-10:
- a CDS encoding DUF6520 family protein produces the protein MKSKIFKIVLPAFALLFAISVSLAFTPAGNSMVEETPVTAAFYQNPDENNCTQVVVDCDTCGCEICTAVIFGIERQLFLKNAGGKCNILLYKP, from the coding sequence ATGAAATCAAAAATTTTTAAAATCGTTTTACCGGCTTTTGCATTGCTGTTTGCCATTAGCGTATCGCTTGCATTTACTCCTGCCGGAAATAGTATGGTGGAGGAGACTCCTGTTACTGCAGCATTCTACCAAAACCCTGATGAAAATAACTGTACACAGGTTGTTGTTGACTGTGACACTTGTGGTTGTGAGATTTGTACCGCTGTAATATTTGGTATCGAGCGTCAGTTGTTTTTAAAAAACGCAGGAGGCAAATGTAATATTCTCCTATATAAACCTTAA
- a CDS encoding T9SS type A sorting domain-containing protein: protein MKKITFLFIVLALAFNTVSGQTVFDWDTNAVDNGNNVTETKGGITVTFTNDDNTANDGTAFTPVGGFGGSSGNVVLASGTTSSTFTFDQPVVVNSILALEGAASNVVYTFTPTGGDNPVVEASLVGGAASVDLNWINVISFTVTTDTGVIMGFDNLSVYPYSTPVVFDWDTNAVDNGNNVTETKGDITVTFTNDDNTANDGTAFTPVGGFGGSSGNVVLASGTTSSTFTFDQPVVVNSILALEGAASNVVYTFTPTGGDNPVVEASLVGGAASVDLNWINVTSFTVTTDTGVIMGFDNLSVSSLATLSVTDDYKRQNVLVYPNPVMDILYVKNILNLKTINIYNNLGQLVLQTKQETIDVSHLSKGMYFLQINTSNGTETKRIIKK, encoded by the coding sequence ATGAAAAAAATTACATTTTTATTTATTGTATTGGCATTGGCTTTTAACACAGTTAGTGGTCAAACTGTTTTTGATTGGGACACGAATGCCGTTGATAACGGCAACAATGTCACCGAAACCAAAGGCGGTATCACGGTGACGTTCACAAATGATGATAATACTGCTAATGATGGTACGGCCTTCACTCCTGTTGGAGGTTTTGGAGGGTCATCAGGAAATGTTGTTTTAGCCAGTGGCACTACATCGTCTACATTTACATTCGATCAACCCGTAGTGGTCAATTCCATTTTAGCTTTAGAGGGTGCTGCCAGCAATGTAGTTTATACGTTTACCCCTACCGGAGGTGATAATCCGGTGGTTGAGGCATCACTGGTTGGAGGGGCTGCCTCTGTGGATTTGAATTGGATCAACGTCATATCCTTTACGGTAACAACAGATACTGGAGTGATAATGGGATTTGACAATTTATCAGTATATCCTTATAGTACCCCCGTTGTTTTTGATTGGGACACGAATGCCGTTGACAATGGCAACAATGTCACCGAAACCAAAGGCGATATCACGGTGACGTTCACAAATGATGATAATACTGCTAATGATGGTACGGCCTTCACTCCTGTTGGAGGTTTTGGAGGGTCATCAGGAAATGTTGTTTTAGCCAGTGGCACTACATCGTCTACATTTACATTCGATCAACCCGTAGTGGTCAATTCCATTTTAGCTTTAGAGGGTGCTGCCAGCAATGTAGTTTATACGTTTACCCCTACCGGAGGTGATAATCCGGTGGTTGAGGCATCACTGGTTGGAGGGGCTGCCTCTGTGGATTTGAATTGGATCAACGTCACGTCCTTTACGGTAACAACAGATACTGGAGTGATAATGGGATTTGACAATTTATCAGTTAGTTCTTTGGCAACACTGTCTGTAACAGATGATTATAAGCGCCAAAATGTATTGGTATATCCAAATCCAGTAATGGATATCCTGTATGTTAAAAATATTTTAAACTTAAAAACTATTAACATATATAATAATTTAGGACAACTGGTCTTACAGACTAAACAAGAGACAATCGATGTGAGCCATCTGTCAAAAGGGATGTATTTTTTACAGATCAATACCAGCAATGGTACGGAGACTAAAAGAATTATAAAGAAATAG
- a CDS encoding RagB/SusD family nutrient uptake outer membrane protein: MTSSCDDFVDVDLPTDRLTAEAVFEDATTATAALRSIYAQIRTGFVYNLSEEMGLYADELDQVNNLTPIYTHNVTALDPTVSGWWSDAYNGIYEANAVIEGVDNSSALSLEDKNQIKGEALFIRAYLHSLLVELYGPIPYIRTTDYIANTKVARMPVEVVYGHIITDLTAASGLLGADVSVSGERVRAYTAVADALLARVYLYTQQWELADATASKVINSFVWEPDLKKVFKKNSSGSIWQIKPPQDGFNTLEGNRFIFPGSPGVRPVLSASLMNAFEPNDRRKSDWIGKSTVGANTWYYAYKYQQARDTKVNDNPTSLEYTVVFRLAEQYLIRAEARAHQGGDKIAGAQADINKIRTRAGLPNTTAATLNELLNAIIQERQVELFTEKGLRWFDLKRTGRAAEILAPIKSGWQHTDILFPVPESEILLNPNLLPQNDGYDN; this comes from the coding sequence TTGACGTCGTCCTGCGATGATTTTGTGGATGTTGACCTCCCCACAGATCGATTGACTGCCGAAGCGGTCTTTGAAGATGCGACAACAGCAACGGCAGCCTTAAGAAGTATCTATGCCCAAATACGTACAGGGTTTGTATATAACCTATCTGAAGAGATGGGCTTATATGCCGATGAACTGGATCAGGTCAATAATCTGACCCCAATCTATACGCATAATGTGACTGCGTTAGATCCTACAGTATCAGGTTGGTGGAGTGACGCGTATAATGGGATCTATGAAGCCAACGCTGTGATAGAAGGCGTTGATAATTCTTCAGCCTTGAGCCTCGAAGACAAAAATCAAATAAAGGGCGAAGCCCTGTTTATTAGGGCCTATCTGCATAGTTTATTGGTGGAGCTGTATGGCCCCATTCCTTATATCCGCACGACCGATTATATAGCGAACACAAAGGTAGCGCGAATGCCGGTAGAGGTCGTATATGGCCATATTATAACTGATTTAACAGCGGCTTCGGGGTTGTTGGGTGCAGATGTTTCGGTTTCGGGAGAGCGGGTACGCGCCTACACAGCAGTTGCAGATGCTCTATTGGCACGGGTCTATTTATATACCCAACAATGGGAGCTTGCAGATGCCACTGCAAGTAAGGTCATTAACAGCTTTGTATGGGAGCCAGATTTAAAAAAGGTGTTTAAAAAGAATTCATCAGGATCGATATGGCAAATCAAACCTCCTCAGGATGGATTTAATACCTTGGAAGGCAATAGATTCATCTTTCCTGGTTCCCCAGGCGTTAGACCTGTTTTAAGTGCCTCTCTAATGAATGCATTCGAACCTAATGATCGGCGTAAGTCTGATTGGATCGGGAAATCAACGGTGGGTGCAAATACTTGGTATTATGCGTATAAATACCAACAGGCGCGCGATACAAAGGTTAACGATAATCCCACTTCATTGGAATATACAGTGGTATTTCGATTGGCAGAACAGTATTTAATCCGTGCGGAAGCACGGGCACATCAAGGCGGGGATAAAATAGCTGGTGCACAAGCAGACATCAATAAAATTAGAACTCGGGCAGGATTGCCAAATACCACAGCCGCCACCTTAAACGAGTTGCTGAATGCCATTATTCAAGAACGACAGGTAGAACTATTTACAGAAAAAGGACTGCGCTGGTTCGATTTAAAAAGAACTGGAAGGGCCGCCGAAATCCTGGCACCCATAAAATCTGGATGGCAGCATACAGACATTCTGTTTCCAGTTCCTGAATCTGAAATTTTGTTGAATCCCAATTTATTGCCTCAAAATGATGGGTACGATAATTAA
- a CDS encoding SusC/RagA family TonB-linked outer membrane protein, with protein MKIELTNVLFFPITFGTRKELIKLMMRTFIFLFCSTLFSLAPKHACSQNDKIVIDADTIMSVDEVFNIVKKQTDYMFVYHFDLFKDFPKVHLKKGVIRLNKLLDHTLDGSPVNIIFAKNNSILIKEKAPHSKALQHRVSGTVTDPLGNPLPGATVLIKGTTLGVTTDFDGRYSIFVPNPENVLIFSFLGFEKQEITVGNQTTIDVSLKESISTLDEVTINAGYYITSERERTGNISKIEAKDMEKQPVNNPLAAMQGHLPGVVITQNSGVPGGSYRVRIRGDNFISNSGAFFANPDNEPLYIVDGVPYGSEFSGLFNTESPIPGGRVSPLNTINPANIESIEVLKDADATAIYGSRGANGVVLITTKKGKMGKTQIKVNVSSTLSRVTRFLDLMNTEQYLEMRKEAITNDGLTLEDLPEYISRTMPDLLVWDQDRYTDWQEVLIGGTAYRHNAQLSFSGGNAQTQFLLSGGYSSETTVFPGDSKYDKATVLLNLNHQSEDERLKLNVSANYGADTNNLPGSDFTRQSRTLAPNAPALYDDQGNLNWENSTWQNPLAILERSYNALTHGLIANTVLSYHPTPAWEFKTSLGFTDYRTKTYFETPHTSLDPNTTSGQSSINGSSISINDQVQKSWSVEPQINWQKNWKDTSLKLLVGATFQQTKDQQLSQYGLGFTSNSQLRNLKAANRIQILQDIGSEYKYQAFFGRINFNWQDTYILNLTGRRDGSSRFGPGKRFGYFGAMGAAWIFTKEPFLKQNQVLSFGKLRASYGITGSDNVVDNYGFYDSYEDSGNYNGPGLAPSGLYNPNLYSWGTNKKLEAAVELGFFKDRLFVSTAWYQNRSSDQLINIPLPATTGFPGIDGNLNDAIVENKGIEIDLRTLNIQSDAFKWSTTFNISANRNKLVAFPGLEGSTFAESFVIGQPLGVRKIYHAIGVDPETGVYQFEDFNNDGTIRFSDDAKLFLNPNPTPKYVGGLGNTIQYKNLQLDVFFQFTKQEGFKELSFFGDPGSTLQNMPVSLWDRWQQPGDESPIQRYYLSNSALATAANRYKSSDVAVTDTSFIRLRNVSLSYTVPKTATKSMDVSVYLHGQNLFVITGYDGVDPEVSALDNLAPLRQFTLGLNLGF; from the coding sequence ATGAAAATTGAATTAACTAATGTGCTTTTCTTCCCGATAACTTTCGGGACAAGAAAAGAACTCATAAAGCTTATGATGCGAACCTTTATATTCTTGTTCTGTTCAACGCTGTTCAGCTTGGCACCCAAACATGCATGCTCTCAAAACGACAAGATTGTTATAGATGCAGATACTATTATGTCCGTTGATGAAGTATTCAATATTGTTAAAAAGCAAACAGATTATATGTTTGTGTACCATTTCGATTTGTTTAAAGATTTTCCTAAAGTGCATCTCAAAAAAGGAGTCATTAGGTTAAATAAATTATTAGATCATACCCTTGATGGAAGTCCTGTCAATATCATCTTTGCAAAAAACAATTCGATTCTCATAAAAGAGAAAGCTCCCCATTCAAAAGCCCTACAACATCGTGTCTCTGGCACGGTCACAGACCCATTAGGCAATCCCTTACCGGGTGCCACAGTCTTGATAAAGGGCACTACCCTAGGTGTAACTACCGATTTTGATGGGCGTTACAGCATTTTCGTGCCCAATCCGGAAAATGTACTGATCTTTTCGTTTTTGGGCTTTGAAAAACAAGAGATAACTGTTGGTAACCAAACGACCATTGATGTGTCCCTCAAAGAAAGTATCAGTACCTTGGACGAAGTGACCATTAATGCAGGTTATTATATAACATCTGAACGGGAACGAACCGGGAACATCAGCAAAATCGAAGCCAAGGACATGGAAAAACAACCGGTCAACAATCCCTTGGCAGCCATGCAAGGACACCTTCCCGGAGTTGTTATTACCCAGAATTCTGGTGTTCCTGGTGGAAGTTATCGTGTTCGTATTCGAGGGGATAATTTTATATCTAATTCAGGAGCGTTTTTTGCAAACCCTGACAACGAGCCTTTATATATTGTAGATGGGGTACCATACGGTTCTGAATTTTCGGGACTTTTCAATACAGAAAGCCCTATTCCTGGCGGAAGGGTAAGCCCCTTAAATACCATAAATCCGGCAAACATAGAAAGCATTGAAGTGCTTAAGGACGCCGATGCCACGGCCATTTATGGATCCCGAGGTGCCAATGGCGTGGTATTGATCACGACCAAAAAAGGCAAGATGGGAAAAACCCAGATCAAGGTCAATGTAAGCAGTACCTTAAGCAGGGTGACCCGTTTTTTGGATTTAATGAACACCGAGCAATATTTAGAGATGCGCAAGGAAGCCATTACAAATGACGGTCTCACACTGGAAGACCTACCCGAGTATATATCACGTACTATGCCCGATCTATTAGTATGGGACCAAGATCGTTATACAGACTGGCAAGAGGTGCTTATTGGAGGTACCGCTTATAGGCATAATGCGCAGCTCTCTTTTTCGGGAGGCAATGCACAGACCCAATTTTTGTTAAGTGGGGGCTACTCAAGTGAGACTACTGTATTCCCTGGAGATTCTAAATATGACAAGGCAACGGTGCTGCTTAACCTAAACCACCAATCAGAAGATGAACGTTTAAAATTGAATGTTTCGGCAAACTATGGTGCAGACACCAATAATTTACCCGGTAGTGATTTTACAAGGCAGTCAAGGACTTTAGCACCCAACGCACCAGCGCTTTATGACGACCAAGGCAACTTAAATTGGGAAAATTCCACGTGGCAAAACCCCTTGGCTATTTTAGAAAGAAGTTATAATGCATTGACCCATGGCCTCATTGCAAATACGGTACTATCCTATCATCCAACCCCGGCATGGGAGTTCAAGACCAGTTTGGGCTTTACCGACTATCGCACGAAAACTTATTTTGAAACCCCACATACAAGCCTAGATCCAAATACAACCTCAGGTCAGTCCAGTATCAATGGTTCCTCTATTTCTATTAATGATCAAGTCCAAAAATCCTGGAGCGTGGAACCACAGATCAATTGGCAAAAAAATTGGAAAGATACCAGCCTAAAACTATTGGTGGGTGCCACCTTTCAACAGACTAAAGATCAGCAATTGTCTCAATATGGATTAGGTTTTACTAGCAATAGCCAACTGCGTAATCTAAAAGCGGCGAACAGAATACAGATTTTGCAGGATATAGGTTCAGAATATAAATATCAGGCATTCTTTGGCAGGATTAACTTTAACTGGCAAGATACATATATATTGAACTTGACAGGGCGTCGGGACGGTTCCAGCCGCTTTGGGCCCGGTAAACGCTTTGGATATTTTGGAGCGATGGGGGCGGCATGGATATTTACGAAGGAACCATTTTTAAAACAGAACCAGGTGTTAAGCTTTGGGAAGCTCCGTGCCAGTTATGGCATTACAGGTAGCGATAACGTAGTGGATAATTACGGGTTTTATGATTCCTATGAGGACTCTGGAAATTACAATGGTCCAGGTTTGGCGCCTTCAGGTCTATACAATCCTAACCTTTATTCTTGGGGAACAAACAAAAAGCTGGAAGCCGCTGTGGAGCTTGGATTTTTTAAGGATCGCCTATTCGTTTCAACCGCTTGGTACCAGAACCGTTCCTCTGACCAACTGATTAATATACCGTTGCCTGCCACTACAGGCTTTCCTGGCATAGATGGCAACCTTAATGACGCCATAGTGGAAAACAAGGGCATTGAAATCGATTTACGTACACTAAATATACAAAGCGATGCATTTAAGTGGAGTACGACCTTTAATATCTCGGCTAATAGAAACAAACTAGTCGCATTTCCGGGATTGGAAGGCTCGACTTTTGCAGAATCCTTTGTGATAGGACAACCTTTAGGAGTCCGAAAAATATATCATGCTATCGGGGTAGATCCAGAAACTGGCGTGTATCAATTTGAAGATTTTAATAATGATGGTACTATCCGTTTTAGTGATGACGCTAAATTGTTTTTAAACCCTAACCCTACCCCAAAATATGTTGGAGGGCTAGGCAATACCATACAGTATAAAAACCTACAACTGGATGTGTTCTTCCAGTTCACCAAACAAGAAGGCTTTAAGGAACTGTCTTTTTTTGGAGATCCTGGGAGCACACTTCAAAATATGCCTGTAAGTCTATGGGACCGTTGGCAGCAACCGGGCGATGAGAGCCCGATCCAACGCTATTATTTATCTAATAGTGCGTTAGCAACGGCAGCAAATAGGTATAAATCCAGTGATGTGGCAGTGACGGATACCTCCTTTATCCGATTGAGAAATGTATCGCTGTCCTATACGGTTCCCAAGACTGCAACAAAGAGCATGGATGTAAGTGTCTATCTGCATGGGCAGAACCTATTTGTTATAACAGGATATGATGGTGTCGATCCCGAAGTATCGGCATTAGATAATTTAGCGCCATTACGACAATTTACTTTGGGTCTAAATTTAGGTTTTTAA
- a CDS encoding RNA polymerase sigma-70 factor, translated as MREGKKELTLKDYNTLFKSLYPQLCVFAYKYLDNLETSKDIVQEVFIKVWEDKTVFQDENHTTGYFYKAVKNKCLNHLKSKRHQLTERYGQENMETHETEEFLMSEAVVLETTVIIENAIRTLPDKAAQVIRLSIKDYTNDEIAKTLSISVNTVKDHKKVAYRKLRKLLGFLR; from the coding sequence ATGAGGGAAGGCAAAAAAGAATTAACACTTAAGGACTACAACACGCTTTTTAAGAGCCTGTACCCACAGCTATGTGTATTCGCATATAAGTACCTTGATAATTTAGAGACCTCAAAAGACATCGTTCAGGAGGTTTTCATCAAGGTATGGGAAGATAAAACCGTTTTTCAAGATGAAAACCATACCACCGGCTATTTTTATAAAGCCGTAAAAAATAAATGCCTCAACCACCTAAAAAGCAAACGGCACCAGCTAACAGAACGTTATGGGCAGGAAAACATGGAAACCCATGAGACGGAAGAATTCCTTATGTCCGAGGCCGTGGTACTGGAAACCACCGTTATCATAGAAAACGCCATCAGAACACTACCGGACAAAGCGGCCCAGGTGATAAGGCTCAGCATCAAGGACTACACCAATGATGAGATAGCCAAGACACTGTCCATCTCTGTCAATACCGTCAAAGACCATAAAAAAGTGGCCTACCGTAAATTAAGAAAGCTTTTGGGTTTTTTAAGATGA
- a CDS encoding FecR family protein, with translation MENSNKIKSLSKKLAASLIKNESCRDFEKSDFFDKKTKEQMLLDIKEGKRLSLLKSIETEKDWKIVRSKMHVPIRKLLYYRYAAVASVLLIVALTIFLNKGDDTPQFTEPVIVNNTIEVGSDKAILTLESGEDVVLGKGRTYQASYVTSNGEEIVYQTEDRRPKTEAIAYNTLTIPRGGQFYIRLSDGTKVWLNSESQLKYPVSFIDGEVRQVELVYGEAYFDVSPSTDHKGAKFKVLNQSQDVEVLGTEFNIKAYKDETHIYTTLVEGKVSVKVNPTPNTQHPTPKVLAPNQQSSLNLKTNHISMTSVDVYNVTSWKDGVFSFEDTSLKDIMKVLSRWYDMDVTIENRVKKEERFIGTFNKSNSIEDILTAIKNTNFINNYEINDKRLIIK, from the coding sequence ATGGAAAATTCTAATAAAATAAAATCACTTTCAAAAAAATTAGCAGCATCGCTCATAAAGAATGAAAGTTGCAGAGACTTCGAAAAATCTGATTTCTTCGATAAAAAAACGAAAGAACAGATGCTCTTGGACATCAAAGAAGGCAAGCGCCTAAGTCTTTTAAAGAGCATTGAAACGGAAAAAGACTGGAAAATTGTTCGAAGTAAGATGCATGTGCCAATAAGGAAATTATTGTATTACAGATATGCTGCCGTAGCATCTGTCCTTTTAATTGTTGCATTGACTATTTTCTTAAATAAAGGAGACGATACCCCACAGTTCACAGAGCCAGTTATTGTAAACAACACGATAGAAGTAGGTTCAGATAAAGCCATCCTAACTTTAGAAAGTGGGGAAGACGTCGTTCTGGGAAAAGGCAGAACCTATCAAGCATCCTATGTAACCAGTAACGGCGAGGAGATTGTGTACCAGACCGAAGACCGAAGACCGAAGACCGAAGCGATTGCCTATAACACATTAACGATTCCAAGAGGCGGTCAATTCTATATAAGATTATCCGATGGTACTAAAGTCTGGTTGAATTCTGAATCCCAGCTAAAATATCCGGTGAGTTTTATCGATGGAGAGGTTCGTCAGGTAGAACTCGTTTATGGCGAAGCCTATTTTGATGTGTCACCAAGTACAGACCATAAGGGAGCAAAGTTTAAGGTGCTGAACCAATCCCAAGACGTTGAAGTATTAGGTACGGAATTCAATATAAAAGCCTATAAAGATGAGACCCATATCTATACCACCTTGGTAGAGGGCAAAGTAAGCGTAAAAGTAAACCCAACACCCAACACCCAACACCCAACACCCAAAGTACTGGCACCTAACCAACAATCAAGCCTTAATCTAAAAACTAATCATATAAGCATGACTTCGGTCGACGTCTATAATGTAACATCATGGAAAGACGGTGTTTTTAGTTTTGAGGATACATCTTTAAAAGACATTATGAAAGTACTATCAAGATGGTACGATATGGATGTGACCATTGAAAATAGGGTAAAAAAAGAAGAACGGTTTATTGGCACGTTCAACAAAAGCAATAGTATTGAGGATATTCTAACAGCTATTAAGAATACCAATTTTATCAATAACTATGAAATAAACGATAAAAGGTTAATTATTAAATAA
- a CDS encoding FG-GAP repeat domain-containing protein, with protein sequence MNRIIILMASLLFCAVNTQSDAQTVKKKDTKNTLGPNDFPELIHAHIPGAPKLGKPQLIMGDSLPVRGEGNGWAAPEVYDWNGDGKKDLLIGEFGSGHQWGVITGHHIRVYQNKGTDVAPEFSDEFFYAREIPELKESTGTPLSIYTGCCFPFIPRFADLDNDGFTDLLSGQYTPGYITWFRGSANGFSHGIKLEEAYDPIKECWSNPDYFKASHEPPITTPKSRKYWIYSSAAFGDFDDDGDQDMIVGGEALRICENIGTRSVPKLGKRELLYDVHGKQLESHSSVNTVPYVVDWDQDGTLDILMTDSYMQKGRNAAVTFFRGVKTPDRPVGGKEVLRFEAGIPLFKAKNGDKEFPGSWLNVCVTDWNNDGVNDLLIGTSVATLNGTFDHDLSWSWEHDTGIGKKNLAYTSASLKRLILESMERAEANQKESGLSDEEWRKKGRQTKEDVFKHYYKKEAYKTLAHQGYIYVMLGEK encoded by the coding sequence ATGAATAGAATAATAATCTTAATGGCGAGTCTTCTGTTTTGTGCCGTAAACACACAAAGTGATGCACAGACGGTTAAAAAGAAAGACACTAAAAACACGTTGGGCCCCAATGATTTCCCCGAACTCATCCATGCCCATATTCCGGGAGCCCCTAAGTTGGGCAAGCCCCAATTGATCATGGGCGATTCCCTTCCGGTGAGGGGCGAAGGCAATGGATGGGCGGCTCCCGAAGTGTACGACTGGAATGGCGATGGGAAAAAAGATCTATTGATCGGGGAATTTGGAAGTGGTCACCAATGGGGCGTTATCACAGGACATCATATACGGGTATACCAAAATAAGGGAACGGATGTGGCTCCCGAATTTTCTGATGAATTTTTCTATGCCAGGGAAATACCCGAGTTAAAGGAAAGTACGGGCACCCCGTTGTCCATTTATACAGGTTGCTGTTTCCCCTTTATCCCGCGCTTCGCCGATCTGGATAACGATGGCTTTACCGATCTCTTATCGGGTCAGTACACACCCGGATACATTACCTGGTTTCGGGGCAGTGCCAATGGATTTTCACACGGCATAAAGCTGGAGGAAGCTTATGATCCTATAAAAGAGTGTTGGAGTAACCCGGATTATTTTAAGGCATCTCATGAACCTCCAATCACAACTCCTAAAAGTAGGAAATATTGGATCTACTCTTCCGCTGCATTTGGTGATTTTGATGATGATGGGGACCAGGATATGATTGTAGGGGGAGAGGCACTGCGGATCTGTGAAAATATAGGGACCAGATCCGTTCCCAAGTTAGGAAAAAGGGAGCTGTTATATGACGTACATGGTAAGCAACTTGAATCCCATTCTTCAGTTAACACGGTGCCTTACGTAGTTGACTGGGACCAGGATGGCACACTCGATATTTTAATGACGGATTCTTATATGCAGAAAGGAAGAAATGCAGCAGTGACATTTTTCCGTGGCGTTAAAACACCTGACCGTCCGGTAGGCGGGAAAGAAGTGCTGCGCTTTGAAGCGGGCATCCCTTTGTTCAAGGCCAAGAATGGCGATAAGGAATTCCCGGGGAGCTGGCTCAATGTATGTGTGACCGATTGGAACAATGACGGGGTGAATGACCTGTTGATAGGAACGAGTGTTGCCACATTGAACGGGACCTTTGACCACGACCTGTCATGGAGTTGGGAACATGATACAGGCATTGGAAAAAAAAATCTGGCATATACATCCGCTAGTTTGAAGAGATTAATATTAGAAAGCATGGAACGTGCAGAAGCAAACCAAAAAGAATCGGGGCTTAGTGATGAGGAATGGAGAAAGAAAGGTCGTCAGACGAAGGAAGATGTTTTTAAGCACTATTACAAAAAAGAAGCCTATAAAACACTGGCACATCAAGGCTATATATATGTCATGCTGGGAGAAAAATAG
- a CDS encoding RNA polymerase sigma-70 factor — MREGRKEPTLKDYNTLFKSLYPQLCVFAYKYLDNLEASKDVVQEVFIKVWEDKTTFQDESHTTGYFYKAVKNRCLNHLKSKRHLLTERYGQENPEIYETEEFLMSEAVVVETTVIIENAIKTLPAKAAQVIRLSIKDYTNDEIAKALSISVNTVKDHKKVAYRKLRKLLGFLRQVLGILAIG, encoded by the coding sequence ATGAGAGAAGGCAGAAAAGAACCAACACTTAAGGACTATAATACGCTTTTTAAGAGTTTGTACCCACAGCTTTGCGTATTCGCATACAAATACCTTGATAATTTGGAGGCTTCAAAAGATGTTGTCCAGGAGGTTTTTATCAAGGTATGGGAAGACAAAACTACTTTTCAAGATGAAAGCCATACCACCGGCTATTTTTATAAAGCCGTAAAAAACAGATGCCTCAATCATCTAAAGAGCAAACGTCACCTGCTAACGGAACGTTATGGGCAGGAAAATCCAGAAATCTATGAGACTGAAGAATTCCTTATGTCCGAGGCCGTAGTCGTGGAAACCACCGTTATCATAGAAAATGCCATCAAAACACTACCGGCCAAAGCGGCCCAGGTGATAAGGCTCAGCATCAAGGACTATACAAACGATGAGATTGCCAAGGCACTGTCCATTTCCGTCAATACCGTCAAGGACCATAAAAAAGTGGCATACCGCAAATTAAGAAAGCTTCTGGGGTTTTTAAGGCAGGTTCTGGGGATTTTGGCTATTGGATAA